In Rhodanobacter humi, the following are encoded in one genomic region:
- a CDS encoding NfeD family protein, with product MWRKPWLNLGAVICLALALLTLATGSSLAARDDAGFVARIDLNGPIGPAAAEYVDAAMRQADADGATAIVLQMDTPGGLAESMRRIVSAILASRLPVLGYVAPAGARAASAGTYILYACPIAAMAPATHLGAATPVSLGGDTPLPIGGTQPASPKSSGTPEPGGPAPDAETRKVLNDAIAYIRSLAQLHGRNAAWAEQAVRGAATLTASEAASQHVVDFVAADVTALLAQADGRTVKLGDQSVALKLRGLAVHDYPPDWRARFLGIITNPTIAYLLLLAGIYGLILEAFHPGTYLPGVTGGICLLVGLYALQLLPVNYAGLALMALGIGLLLAEAFVPTAGVVGIGGVIAFVIGSIMLFHRGVPGYEVNVGVIAGLAFCAVALLAMLLRLVTRARRAKPFLGDEPMLQASGELLQAVPAGGESWALIGGERWRIHCEVALPAGTRVRVTARHGLLLHVTPLQANKGELP from the coding sequence ATGTGGCGCAAGCCATGGCTCAACCTCGGTGCCGTCATCTGCCTGGCGCTGGCGCTGCTCACGCTCGCCACCGGGTCGTCGCTGGCTGCGCGCGACGACGCCGGCTTCGTGGCGCGGATCGACCTGAACGGCCCGATCGGACCGGCCGCGGCGGAATACGTGGATGCTGCGATGCGTCAAGCCGACGCCGACGGCGCCACGGCGATCGTGCTGCAGATGGATACGCCCGGCGGCCTGGCCGAATCGATGCGGCGTATCGTCAGCGCGATCCTGGCATCGCGGCTGCCGGTGCTCGGCTACGTGGCGCCGGCCGGCGCGCGCGCGGCCTCGGCCGGCACCTACATCCTGTATGCCTGCCCGATCGCGGCGATGGCGCCGGCCACCCACCTGGGTGCCGCTACCCCGGTCAGCCTCGGCGGCGACACGCCGCTGCCGATCGGCGGCACGCAACCGGCTTCACCCAAGAGCAGCGGCACACCTGAACCCGGCGGTCCCGCACCCGACGCCGAAACCCGCAAGGTGCTCAACGATGCGATCGCCTACATCCGCTCGCTGGCGCAACTGCATGGACGCAACGCGGCCTGGGCCGAGCAGGCGGTGCGCGGCGCGGCCACGCTCACCGCCAGCGAAGCGGCCAGCCAGCACGTGGTCGACTTCGTCGCCGCCGATGTCACCGCGCTGCTGGCGCAGGCCGACGGCCGCACGGTGAAGCTTGGCGACCAAAGCGTGGCACTGAAGCTGCGCGGCCTGGCCGTGCACGATTACCCGCCGGACTGGCGGGCGCGCTTCCTCGGCATCATCACCAACCCGACGATCGCCTACCTGCTGTTGCTGGCCGGCATCTACGGGCTGATCCTGGAAGCGTTCCACCCCGGCACCTACCTGCCCGGCGTCACCGGCGGCATCTGCCTGCTGGTGGGCCTGTACGCGTTGCAACTGCTGCCGGTGAACTACGCGGGGCTGGCCCTGATGGCGCTGGGCATCGGCCTGCTGCTGGCGGAGGCCTTCGTGCCCACCGCGGGCGTGGTGGGCATCGGCGGGGTGATCGCGTTCGTGATCGGCTCGATCATGCTGTTCCACCGCGGCGTGCCGGGCTACGAGGTGAACGTGGGCGTGATCGCCGGTCTCGCCTTCTGCGCGGTTGCCTTGCTGGCCATGCTGCTGCGGCTGGTGACGCGCGCGCGCCGGGCCAAGCCCTTCCTCGGCGACGAACCGATGCTGCAGGCCAGTGGCGAACTGCTGCAGGCGGTGCCGGCCGGCGGCGAAAGCTGGGCGCTGATCGGCGGCGAACGCTGGCGGATACATTGCGAAGTCGCCCTGCCGGCCGGGACGCGCGTGCGCGTCACCGCACGGCACGGCCTGCTGCTTCACGTCACGCCCTTGCAGGCGAACAAAGGAGAGCTCCCATGA
- a CDS encoding slipin family protein, producing MIGFGGVVVIVVVLLLFLSIKVLPEYQRGVVLTLGRYTGIKGPGLVILVPIVQRMTRVDLRVTVMDVPPQDVISRDNVSVRVNAVVYFRVVEPDKSVLQVENFLQATSQLSQTRLRSVLGQHELDEILSQRDSINHSLQQILDEATDPWGIKVTNVELKDVDLNETMVRAIARQAEAERERRAKVIHAEGELQAAEKLRDAAAMLSQQPQALSLRYLQTMADMSNSGKASTIVFPLPMELIKPLLDALPKA from the coding sequence ATGATCGGGTTCGGTGGTGTCGTCGTCATCGTGGTGGTCCTGCTGCTGTTCCTGTCGATCAAGGTGTTGCCGGAATACCAGCGCGGCGTGGTGCTGACGCTGGGCCGCTACACCGGCATCAAGGGGCCGGGCCTGGTGATCCTGGTGCCCATCGTGCAGCGCATGACGCGGGTGGATCTGCGCGTGACCGTGATGGACGTGCCGCCGCAGGACGTGATCTCGCGCGACAACGTCTCGGTGCGGGTGAACGCGGTGGTGTATTTCCGCGTGGTGGAACCGGACAAGTCGGTACTGCAGGTGGAGAACTTCCTGCAAGCCACCAGCCAGTTGTCGCAGACCCGGCTGCGCTCGGTGCTTGGCCAGCACGAGCTGGACGAGATCCTGTCGCAGCGCGACTCGATCAACCACAGCCTGCAGCAGATCCTCGACGAGGCCACCGATCCCTGGGGCATCAAGGTCACCAATGTCGAGCTCAAGGATGTCGACCTCAACGAGACGATGGTGCGCGCGATCGCCCGCCAGGCCGAGGCCGAGCGCGAACGGCGCGCCAAGGTGATCCATGCCGAGGGCGAACTGCAGGCTGCCGAGAAGCTGCGCGATGCCGCCGCCATGCTCTCGCAGCAGCCGCAAGCCCTGTCGCTGCGCTACCTGCAGACGATGGCCGACATGTCCAACAGCGGCAAGGCATCCACCATCGTGTTCCCGCTGCCGATGGAGCTGATCAAGCCGCTGCTGGATGCGTTGCCCAAGGCGTGA
- a CDS encoding glutathione S-transferase family protein → MTTAPITLYGCAPAFGLPDPSPFVTKTEVQLQMAHLPHRKVFAIPPEAPKGKLPYIDDAGEVVCDSSFIRTYLERKHGVDLDAGLDARQRAEAWAIERMVEDHLYWAMVWFRWIDAENFARGPAHFADRAPEAIRERLREDMQAAKQNALHAHGLGRHNREQIAELGTRSIDALAMLLGEREYLFGDRPHAVDAIAFGVLAAILTPFFDTPLRTAAERHPNLVDYVARMMRVYYPAHVWPQPQAAAA, encoded by the coding sequence ATGACCACCGCCCCCATCACCTTGTACGGTTGCGCCCCGGCCTTCGGCCTGCCCGATCCCAGCCCCTTCGTCACCAAGACCGAGGTGCAGCTGCAGATGGCCCACCTGCCCCATCGGAAAGTGTTCGCGATCCCGCCGGAAGCGCCCAAGGGCAAGCTGCCGTACATCGACGACGCGGGCGAGGTGGTGTGCGATTCCAGCTTCATCCGCACCTACCTTGAGCGCAAACACGGGGTGGACCTGGACGCGGGCCTCGACGCACGCCAGCGCGCCGAAGCCTGGGCGATCGAGCGGATGGTCGAGGATCACCTGTACTGGGCGATGGTGTGGTTCCGCTGGATCGATGCGGAGAACTTCGCCAGGGGCCCGGCGCATTTCGCCGACCGCGCGCCCGAGGCGATCCGCGAACGGCTGCGCGAGGACATGCAGGCCGCCAAGCAGAACGCGCTGCACGCGCACGGCCTGGGCCGCCACAACCGCGAACAGATCGCCGAGCTGGGCACGCGCTCGATCGACGCGCTGGCCATGCTGCTGGGCGAGCGCGAATATCTGTTCGGCGACCGGCCGCACGCCGTCGATGCCATCGCCTTCGGCGTGCTCGCGGCGATCCTCACCCCGTTCTTCGACACGCCGCTGCGCACCGCCGCCGAGCGCCATCCGAACCTGGTCGACTACGTGGCGCGCATGATGCGGGTCTACTACCCAGCGCACGTCTGGCCGCAGCCGCAGGCCGCGGCGGCCTGA
- a CDS encoding YaeQ family protein, producing the protein MALNATIHKAELSISDMDRHYYASHALTLARHPSETEERLMVRLLAFVLYADERLEFGKGLSDEDEPALWRKAYTDEIELWIELGQPDESRIRKACGRARQVVVFTYGGRGADIWWDKLAGALARNDNLTVLDIPETDVRALAALCDRGMRLQCLIQDGELQLISGDRTLAIRPQARMGDYAVA; encoded by the coding sequence ATGGCCCTCAACGCCACCATCCACAAGGCCGAGCTGTCGATCAGCGACATGGACCGGCATTACTACGCCAGCCATGCGCTGACGCTGGCGCGGCATCCGTCCGAGACCGAGGAACGCCTGATGGTGCGCCTGCTCGCGTTCGTGCTGTACGCGGACGAGCGACTGGAATTCGGCAAAGGCCTCAGCGACGAGGACGAGCCGGCGCTGTGGCGCAAGGCGTATACCGACGAGATCGAGCTGTGGATCGAGCTGGGCCAGCCGGACGAGTCGCGCATCCGCAAGGCCTGCGGCCGCGCGCGTCAGGTCGTGGTGTTCACCTACGGCGGACGCGGCGCGGATATCTGGTGGGACAAGCTGGCCGGCGCGCTCGCCCGCAACGACAATCTCACCGTGCTGGACATCCCGGAAACCGACGTGCGGGCACTCGCCGCGCTGTGCGATCGCGGCATGCGCCTGCAGTGCCTGATCCAGGACGGCGAGCTGCAGCTCATCAGCGGCGACCGCACGCTGGCGATCCGCCCGCAGGCGCGCATGGGCGATTACGCCGTCGCCTGA
- a CDS encoding FKBP-type peptidyl-prolyl cis-trans isomerase: MRWLLPLFALFALAACGPAPAPYTGGHVDKLTTIDEVVGGGAEAKPGTDVRVNYTGWLYDEQAKDHRGAKFDSSLDHGAPFSFPLGQGRVIKGWDEGVAGMRVGGKRILLIPAALGYGERGAGRAIPPDASLVFEVELLQVAPN; the protein is encoded by the coding sequence ATGCGCTGGCTGTTGCCCTTGTTCGCCCTGTTCGCCCTCGCCGCCTGCGGCCCCGCGCCGGCACCGTACACCGGTGGCCACGTGGACAAGCTCACCACGATCGACGAAGTCGTCGGCGGCGGCGCCGAGGCGAAACCGGGCACGGACGTGCGAGTGAATTACACCGGCTGGTTGTACGACGAGCAGGCGAAGGACCACCGCGGCGCGAAGTTCGACAGCTCGCTCGACCACGGCGCGCCGTTCTCGTTCCCGCTCGGCCAGGGCCGCGTCATCAAGGGCTGGGACGAAGGCGTGGCCGGCATGCGCGTGGGCGGCAAGCGCATCCTGCTGATTCCCGCGGCGCTGGGCTATGGCGAGCGCGGCGCCGGCCGCGCGATTCCGCCGGACGCCTCGCTGGTGTTCGAGGTCGAGCTGCTTCAAGTCGCCCCGAACTGA
- a CDS encoding PA4780 family RIO1-like protein kinase has protein sequence MKTPAGLQALIDDGVIDEVLRPLKSGKEASVYVVRSGDAIRCAKVYKDMAQRSFQQRVQYQEGRKVRGSRQARAMGKATKFGRKEAEAAWKNAEVDALYQLVAAGVRVPQPHGYFNGVLVMELVADADGDSAPRLGEVELSADTAREFHRVLIRQVARMLCEGLIHGDLSEYNVLVAPDGPVIIDLPQVVSAAGNNAARTMLRRDVGNLTISLARFAPELLDTHYAEEMWALFEQGELQPDSELSGHFVFDESDVDVDSVMQSILDAREEARIRQLGREAAAAEP, from the coding sequence ATGAAAACCCCCGCCGGCCTGCAGGCGCTGATCGATGACGGCGTGATCGACGAAGTGCTGCGTCCGCTCAAGAGCGGCAAGGAGGCGTCCGTCTACGTGGTGCGCTCCGGCGACGCGATCCGCTGTGCCAAGGTCTACAAGGACATGGCCCAGCGCAGCTTCCAGCAGCGCGTGCAGTACCAGGAAGGGCGCAAGGTGCGCGGCAGCCGGCAGGCGCGCGCGATGGGCAAGGCGACGAAGTTCGGCCGCAAGGAGGCCGAGGCCGCGTGGAAGAACGCCGAGGTGGACGCGCTGTATCAGCTCGTCGCCGCCGGCGTGCGGGTGCCGCAGCCGCACGGCTACTTCAACGGCGTGCTGGTGATGGAACTGGTCGCCGATGCCGACGGCGATTCCGCGCCGCGGCTGGGCGAGGTGGAACTGTCGGCGGACACCGCGCGCGAGTTCCACCGCGTGCTGATCCGCCAGGTCGCGCGGATGCTGTGCGAGGGGCTGATCCACGGCGACCTGTCCGAATACAACGTGCTGGTGGCGCCGGACGGCCCGGTGATCATCGACCTGCCGCAGGTGGTCAGCGCCGCCGGCAACAACGCCGCGCGGACCATGCTGCGGCGGGACGTGGGCAATCTCACGATCAGCCTGGCGCGCTTCGCGCCGGAACTGCTCGACACGCATTACGCCGAGGAGATGTGGGCGCTGTTCGAGCAGGGCGAATTGCAGCCGGACAGCGAGCTGAGCGGCCATTTCGTGTTCGACGAGAGCGACGTCGACGTGGACAGCGTGATGCAGTCGATTCTTGATGCGCGCGAGGAAGCGCGCATCCGCCAACTGGGGCGCGAAGCGGCTGCTGCCGAGCCGTAA
- a CDS encoding LLM class flavin-dependent oxidoreductase — protein sequence MIPFSVLDLAPITEGSDAAQAFRNTLDLAQLAERLGYRRYWLAEHHNMPGIASAATAVLIGHIAAGTSTIRVGAGGIMLPNHAPLQVAEAFGTLAALHGNRIDLGLGRAPGTDHATARALRRYYDSADAFPQDVMELLAYFEPAAPDQAVRAVPGAGSEVPVWLLGSSLFGARLAAQLGLPYAFASHFAPDAMDEALALYRRDFRPSARLARPYAMLGINVVAADSDDEARRLFTTQQQSFINLRRGHPGLIPPPIADIEAYWTPPEKLMVERALACAVVGGAATVKQGIAAFVDRHRPDELMIVSNVFEHALRRRSYELVAAACDRLATGIHADRS from the coding sequence ATGATCCCGTTCTCCGTCCTCGACCTCGCGCCGATCACCGAAGGCAGCGACGCCGCCCAGGCGTTCCGCAACACGCTGGACCTCGCGCAGCTCGCCGAGCGGTTGGGCTACCGGCGCTACTGGCTGGCCGAACACCACAACATGCCGGGCATCGCCAGCGCGGCGACCGCGGTGCTGATCGGGCATATCGCCGCCGGCACTTCGACCATCCGCGTCGGCGCGGGCGGCATCATGCTGCCGAACCACGCACCGCTGCAGGTGGCCGAGGCCTTCGGCACGCTGGCCGCGCTGCACGGCAACCGCATCGACCTCGGCCTGGGCCGCGCGCCCGGCACCGACCACGCCACCGCGCGGGCGCTGCGCCGCTATTACGACAGCGCCGATGCGTTCCCGCAGGACGTGATGGAGCTGCTTGCCTACTTCGAGCCGGCCGCGCCGGACCAGGCAGTGCGTGCCGTGCCTGGCGCGGGCAGCGAGGTGCCGGTGTGGCTGCTCGGTTCCAGCCTGTTCGGCGCGCGGCTGGCCGCACAGCTGGGCCTGCCGTACGCATTCGCCTCGCACTTCGCGCCCGACGCGATGGACGAGGCGCTGGCGCTGTACCGCCGCGACTTCCGCCCCTCGGCGCGGCTGGCGCGGCCGTACGCGATGCTTGGCATCAACGTGGTGGCGGCGGACAGCGACGACGAGGCACGGCGGTTGTTCACCACCCAGCAGCAGAGCTTCATCAACCTGCGTCGCGGCCATCCGGGGCTGATCCCGCCGCCGATCGCCGACATCGAGGCGTACTGGACGCCGCCGGAAAAGCTGATGGTGGAGCGCGCGCTGGCCTGCGCCGTGGTCGGCGGTGCCGCCACGGTGAAGCAGGGCATCGCGGCCTTCGTCGACCGTCACCGGCCGGACGAGCTGATGATCGTCAGCAACGTGTTCGAGCATGCGCTGCGGCGGCGCTCGTACGAGCTGGTCGCCGCCGCGTGCGACCGGCTTGCGACGGGGATTCATGCGGATCGGTCATAA
- a CDS encoding oxidoreductase-like domain-containing protein, whose protein sequence is MSTADTPANPPDDPRPQPPPEPDPSDCCGEGCVPCVYDTYEAALERYKAALVAWQARHPDG, encoded by the coding sequence GTGAGCACCGCCGACACGCCTGCCAACCCGCCCGACGATCCGCGGCCGCAGCCACCGCCCGAGCCCGATCCATCCGACTGCTGCGGCGAAGGTTGCGTGCCCTGCGTCTACGACACGTACGAGGCGGCGCTGGAGCGTTACAAGGCCGCGCTGGTGGCGTGGCAGGCGCGGCATCCGGATGGCTGA
- a CDS encoding glycoside hydrolase family 18 protein: protein MPSRRLLPLLALLAALSLPFGAQAAPAAGEHYRVVAYDTAQHPIPADDVDRIDTLIFAFAQVVDGQVTLGDTARARLAQRIALKAAHPQLKVTVSVGGWEAGGFSEAASTAAGRQRFADSAAALLAATHADGLDVDWEYPGHHESGIASSPDDRAHFTALLQTLRATFDRTGHGKHYLLSIAAADGPFVDGIDIAAVAPSLDWFNLMTYDFCNAMTPTTCNHTGLHASALAPADARTLARAVRQFLAAGVPPAKLVPGVAFYGREFADVQPEHHGLFQRFGHFQAMIAWPQLKADYIGRHGYVRYWDAKAEAPYLWNARTRSFISYDDPQSIAAKAAYVKAQHLGGLMYWEQDNDPDGELLKAMWQGLQ from the coding sequence ATGCCGTCACGCCGTCTCCTCCCCCTGCTTGCGCTGCTGGCCGCGCTGTCTCTGCCCTTCGGTGCGCAAGCCGCTCCCGCTGCCGGCGAGCACTATCGCGTGGTGGCCTACGACACCGCGCAGCACCCGATTCCCGCGGACGACGTGGACCGCATCGACACCTTGATCTTCGCGTTCGCGCAGGTGGTCGATGGCCAGGTGACGCTCGGCGACACGGCCCGCGCGCGGCTGGCGCAGCGGATCGCGCTGAAGGCCGCGCACCCGCAATTGAAGGTGACGGTGTCGGTGGGCGGCTGGGAGGCGGGAGGCTTCTCCGAGGCGGCGTCCACCGCGGCCGGTCGGCAACGCTTCGCCGACAGCGCCGCCGCGCTGCTGGCGGCAACGCACGCCGACGGCCTCGACGTGGACTGGGAATACCCCGGCCACCACGAATCCGGCATCGCCTCCAGCCCCGACGACCGCGCGCACTTCACCGCCCTGCTCCAGACGCTGCGCGCCACGTTCGATCGCACCGGCCACGGCAAGCACTACCTGCTCAGCATCGCCGCCGCAGACGGCCCGTTCGTGGACGGCATCGACATCGCCGCGGTGGCGCCGTCGCTGGACTGGTTCAACCTGATGACCTATGACTTCTGCAACGCGATGACGCCGACCACTTGCAACCACACCGGCCTGCACGCCTCCGCGCTGGCGCCGGCCGATGCGCGCACGCTGGCGCGCGCGGTGCGGCAGTTCCTCGCCGCCGGCGTGCCGCCGGCCAAGCTGGTGCCGGGCGTGGCGTTCTACGGCCGCGAGTTCGCCGATGTGCAGCCGGAGCATCACGGCCTGTTCCAGCGCTTCGGCCACTTCCAGGCCATGATCGCGTGGCCGCAGCTCAAGGCCGACTACATCGGTCGCCACGGCTACGTGCGCTATTGGGATGCCAAGGCCGAGGCGCCGTACCTGTGGAACGCCAGGACGCGCAGCTTCATCAGCTACGACGATCCGCAGTCCATCGCCGCCAAGGCCGCCTACGTGAAGGCGCAGCACCTGGGCGGCCTGATGTACTGGGAGCAGGACAACGACCCCGATGGCGAGTTGCTCAAGGCGATGTGGCAAGGCCTGCAGTGA
- a CDS encoding transferrin receptor-like dimerization domain-containing protein — translation MIHPTIRPALVLGCLLLTFTAAAALPADPSPADSMLGFTSDGAARQQSLERRFDALLDPADQRAWLKQMSSAPNQVGTPHDKANAEFMLAQFHEWGWDAHIETFDVLYPTPKKVALELLGAKPYTAKLSEPAVPGDATSAIRDGTLPPYNVYGADGDVTAPLVYVNHGMPDDYKALARRGIDVKGKIVIVRYGGGWRGLKPKLAQEHGAVGCLIYSDPRDDGYYQGDAYPEGGWRPADGVQRGSVADMQVYPGDPTTPGYGSVPGAKHLALKDAKTLMKIPVLPISYADATPLLQSLGGPVAPADWRGALPFTYHIGPGTAKAHLVVESNWDRKPVYDVIAMLKGVTEPDQWIVRGNHHDGWMFGAWDPLAGNVALLAEAKAIGTLVKQGWRPQRTLVYASWDGEEPGLLGSTEWAETHAKELQAKAVLYVNSDTNGRGFLDAGGSHSLQHLVNQVAAGVTDPETHVSVQQRLRARMLVNGAAKGANAEAKEDAKLAAAGGDLPIAALGSGSDYSAFLEHLGIASLDLGFSGEDDDGGVYHSRYDSFDHYVRFGDPTFEYGVALSKVAGHIVLRAADARVLPLRFGDFSAMLDRYVDQLHKLVADTRKATTEQHRLLDQHAFALTSDPTRPVAPPERDSDVPAIDLAPLDQAAKQLKQSAQAYEAAYQARATAGLDLGDTQRTALNALMGRMEQSLTSPDGLPGRTWFKHMIYAPGMLTGYGVKTVPGVREALEARRWDEADRYAVVTAKVLDGYRAKLDELTAMLKQAR, via the coding sequence ATGATCCATCCGACCATTCGCCCGGCACTGGTTTTGGGCTGCCTGCTGCTCACCTTCACCGCCGCGGCCGCCCTGCCAGCCGACCCGTCGCCCGCGGACAGCATGCTCGGCTTCACCAGCGATGGCGCGGCACGGCAGCAAAGCCTGGAACGACGCTTCGACGCCCTGCTCGACCCCGCCGACCAGCGCGCGTGGCTGAAGCAGATGTCCTCCGCGCCGAACCAGGTGGGCACGCCGCACGACAAGGCGAACGCCGAGTTCATGCTGGCGCAGTTCCACGAATGGGGCTGGGACGCGCACATCGAGACCTTCGACGTGCTCTATCCCACGCCGAAGAAGGTGGCGCTGGAACTGCTGGGGGCCAAGCCCTACACCGCCAAGCTCAGCGAGCCGGCCGTCCCCGGCGACGCCACCTCGGCGATCCGCGACGGCACGCTGCCGCCGTACAACGTCTACGGCGCCGACGGCGACGTCACCGCGCCGCTGGTCTACGTCAACCACGGCATGCCGGACGACTACAAGGCGCTGGCCCGCCGCGGCATCGACGTGAAGGGCAAGATCGTGATCGTGCGCTACGGCGGCGGCTGGCGCGGACTCAAGCCCAAGCTCGCGCAGGAACACGGCGCGGTGGGCTGCCTGATCTACTCCGATCCGCGCGACGACGGCTATTACCAGGGCGATGCCTACCCGGAAGGCGGCTGGCGCCCGGCCGACGGCGTGCAGCGCGGTTCGGTGGCCGACATGCAGGTCTACCCCGGCGATCCCACCACGCCCGGCTACGGCTCCGTCCCCGGCGCGAAGCATCTCGCGCTGAAGGACGCGAAGACGCTGATGAAGATCCCGGTGCTGCCGATTTCCTACGCCGACGCCACGCCGCTGCTGCAATCGCTGGGCGGCCCGGTGGCGCCGGCCGACTGGCGCGGCGCGCTGCCCTTCACCTACCACATCGGTCCCGGCACCGCGAAGGCGCACCTGGTCGTTGAATCGAACTGGGACCGCAAGCCCGTCTACGACGTGATCGCCATGCTCAAGGGTGTCACCGAGCCGGACCAGTGGATCGTCCGCGGCAACCACCACGACGGCTGGATGTTCGGCGCCTGGGACCCGCTCGCCGGCAACGTGGCGCTGCTGGCCGAAGCCAAGGCCATCGGCACGCTGGTCAAGCAGGGCTGGCGACCGCAGCGCACCCTCGTCTACGCCAGCTGGGACGGTGAGGAACCGGGCCTGCTCGGCTCCACCGAATGGGCCGAGACGCACGCGAAGGAGCTGCAAGCCAAGGCCGTGCTCTACGTCAACTCCGACACCAACGGCCGCGGCTTCCTCGACGCCGGCGGCAGCCATTCGCTGCAGCACCTGGTGAACCAGGTCGCCGCCGGCGTCACCGATCCGGAAACCCACGTCAGCGTGCAGCAACGCCTGCGCGCCCGCATGCTGGTGAACGGCGCGGCCAAAGGCGCGAACGCGGAGGCGAAGGAAGACGCCAAGCTCGCCGCGGCCGGCGGCGACCTGCCGATCGCCGCGCTGGGCTCCGGCTCCGACTACAGCGCCTTCCTCGAACACCTGGGCATCGCCTCGCTGGACCTCGGTTTCAGCGGCGAGGACGACGACGGCGGCGTCTACCACTCGCGCTACGACTCCTTCGACCACTACGTACGCTTCGGCGACCCCACGTTCGAATACGGTGTGGCGCTGTCCAAGGTCGCCGGCCATATCGTGCTGCGCGCCGCCGACGCCCGCGTGCTGCCGCTGCGCTTCGGCGACTTCAGCGCCATGCTGGACCGCTACGTGGACCAGCTGCACAAGCTGGTCGCCGACACCCGCAAGGCCACCACCGAACAGCATCGCCTGCTGGACCAGCACGCGTTCGCGCTGACCAGCGATCCCACCCGCCCGGTCGCGCCACCGGAACGCGACTCCGACGTGCCGGCCATCGACCTCGCACCGCTGGACCAGGCGGCGAAGCAGCTCAAGCAGAGCGCACAAGCCTACGAGGCCGCCTATCAGGCCCGCGCCACCGCCGGCCTCGACCTCGGCGACACCCAGCGCACCGCACTGAACGCGCTGATGGGCCGCATGGAGCAATCGCTCACCAGCCCCGACGGCCTGCCCGGCCGCACCTGGTTCAAGCACATGATCTACGCACCCGGCATGCTCACCGGCTACGGCGTCAAGACCGTGCCCGGCGTGCGCGAGGCGCTGGAGGCGCGGCGGTGGGATGAGGCGGATCGGTATGCCGTGGTTACGGCCAAGGTGCTGGATGGGTATCGGGCCAAGCTCGACGAACTCACGGCGATGCTGAAACAAGCCCGCTGA
- a CDS encoding DUF3251 domain-containing protein, whose protein sequence is MHFRSINLALGIVLLSGCGIMSQPAEESANVAKQVTALRSELKSVKEDLTELQAQVAVNHFFTNMDRTARLTPGSSGYSILRTDLGILTVSLDNIEPYANGSKVTLSFGNPLASTINGLKANIEWASMNDKDEMDDKSKHSKAITFNESLKPGSWTATSVVLEGLPPSSLGVINISNASHTGIVLSKR, encoded by the coding sequence ATGCATTTCCGTTCAATAAACCTTGCTCTAGGCATCGTACTGCTCAGCGGCTGCGGGATCATGTCCCAGCCCGCTGAAGAGTCTGCAAACGTCGCGAAGCAAGTTACAGCGCTCCGGTCGGAACTAAAGAGCGTCAAAGAGGATTTGACTGAGCTCCAGGCTCAGGTAGCTGTTAATCACTTCTTCACCAACATGGATAGAACCGCACGCCTCACGCCCGGCAGCTCCGGCTACTCCATCCTTCGCACCGATCTGGGGATCTTAACCGTCTCTCTAGACAATATAGAACCCTACGCAAACGGCTCCAAGGTAACTCTCAGCTTCGGCAATCCTCTCGCATCAACGATCAATGGCTTGAAAGCGAACATCGAGTGGGCAAGTATGAACGATAAAGACGAAATGGATGACAAGTCCAAGCACTCAAAAGCTATTACGTTCAACGAATCGCTTAAGCCAGGTTCGTGGACAGCAACTTCTGTTGTTCTTGAGGGCCTTCCCCCTAGCTCTCTGGGAGTCATCAATATTAGCAATGCATCACATACCGGAATTGTCCTGTCCAAGCGATAG